The following coding sequences are from one Streptomyces dengpaensis window:
- a CDS encoding sensor histidine kinase has translation MTTTGEEHTEAGTGPWWWVRWRSAVLDASLALASAAECAGEGIRFAHDAGLPVPVGVGFGLVAGAVLLLRRKWPIAVVLVSIAITPAQMGFLMGLVGLYTLAASELPRRIIGALAGMSFAGTLIVTFVRAHQGVVRGDVTMGDWFVPFLSITTAIGMTAPPVLLGLYVGARRRLMESLRERADSLERELQLLAERAEERAEWARNEERTRIAREMHDVVAHRVSLMVVHAAALQAVARKDPEKAVKNAALVGDMGRQALTELREMLGVLRTGDGLRAQAQPVPAVPLAAVGAAAAAAASRAADDPADRPANGSAHGPADGPSLAELDELVGQSAAAGMVVELSVEGDVRVYAAEVEQTAYRVVQEALTNVHKHAAGAKTHVRLAHRVSEIAMQVENGCPPEVGVGAAVRLPSGGNGLLGMKERVAALGGVFVSGPTDVGGFRVSAVIPVFSPSGGTPSGGV, from the coding sequence ATGACCACGACGGGGGAAGAGCACACCGAGGCCGGTACCGGGCCGTGGTGGTGGGTCAGGTGGCGTAGTGCGGTGCTCGACGCGAGCCTGGCGCTGGCGTCGGCGGCCGAGTGCGCGGGTGAGGGGATCCGGTTCGCCCACGATGCGGGGTTGCCCGTTCCGGTGGGGGTGGGGTTCGGTCTTGTCGCCGGAGCCGTGTTGTTGCTGCGACGCAAGTGGCCGATCGCGGTCGTGCTCGTGTCCATCGCCATCACGCCCGCCCAGATGGGGTTCCTCATGGGGCTCGTCGGGCTGTACACCCTCGCCGCGTCCGAGCTGCCGCGGCGGATCATCGGGGCGCTGGCGGGGATGTCCTTCGCCGGGACGCTCATCGTGACGTTCGTGCGGGCGCACCAGGGTGTGGTGCGGGGCGATGTGACGATGGGGGACTGGTTCGTCCCCTTCCTTTCCATTACGACCGCTATCGGGATGACGGCTCCGCCCGTACTGCTCGGGTTGTACGTGGGCGCGCGGCGGCGGCTGATGGAGAGCTTGCGGGAGCGGGCCGATTCGCTGGAGCGGGAGCTGCAGCTGCTCGCGGAGCGGGCCGAGGAGCGGGCGGAGTGGGCGCGCAACGAGGAGCGGACGCGGATCGCTCGTGAGATGCACGACGTGGTCGCGCATCGGGTGTCGTTGATGGTGGTGCACGCGGCTGCCTTGCAGGCCGTTGCCCGGAAGGATCCCGAGAAGGCCGTGAAGAACGCGGCGCTCGTGGGAGACATGGGGCGGCAGGCGCTGACCGAGTTGCGCGAGATGCTCGGGGTGCTGCGTACGGGGGACGGTCTGCGGGCTCAGGCGCAGCCGGTGCCGGCGGTCCCGCTGGCGGCGGTGGGGGCGGCGGCCGCCGCGGCGGCGTCGCGGGCGGCGGACGATCCTGCGGACCGGCCTGCGAACGGGTCTGCGCACGGGCCCGCGGACGGGCCGTCCCTCGCCGAGCTGGACGAGCTTGTCGGGCAGTCGGCGGCTGCGGGAATGGTCGTGGAGCTGTCGGTGGAGGGCGATGTGCGGGTGTACGCGGCGGAGGTCGAGCAGACCGCGTATCGCGTCGTCCAGGAGGCGCTGACCAATGTCCACAAGCATGCGGCGGGGGCGAAGACGCATGTGCGGCTCGCCCATCGGGTGTCGGAGATCGCGATGCAGGTGGAGAACGGGTGTCCGCCTGAGGTGGGGGTGGGGGCGGCCGTGCGGTTGCCCAGTGGGGGGAATGGGTTGCTGGGGATGAAGGAGCGGGTGGCTGCGCTGGGGGGTGTGTTTGTGTCCGGGCCCACGGATGTGGGGGGGTTTCGGGTGTCGGCGGTGATCCCGGTTTTCAGCCCGTCTGGGGGTACCCCCTCTGGGGGAGTTTGA
- a CDS encoding SUKH-3 domain-containing protein gives MHADRSSTTRFSVSVDAALRSAGWQPGRWDIKQAEYWADALRGHVSPAGHRHAVFPAAVEAWAEFGGLRVTAPGPGRQLAPSTLHLDPLHGLHMARTLGDLGRALDTEICPLGEEADSRALLAVDVEGRVYTLDHTGDWYLGPTLDTALTTLLSGIPPIRLTAA, from the coding sequence ATGCACGCCGACCGCTCCTCCACCACACGCTTCTCCGTCTCCGTGGACGCCGCGCTGCGCTCCGCGGGGTGGCAGCCCGGGCGCTGGGACATAAAGCAGGCCGAGTACTGGGCCGACGCGCTGCGCGGACACGTGTCGCCTGCCGGGCATCGGCATGCCGTGTTTCCGGCGGCCGTGGAAGCGTGGGCGGAGTTCGGGGGCCTGCGCGTCACCGCGCCCGGGCCCGGGCGGCAGCTTGCCCCTTCCACCCTCCACCTCGACCCCCTGCACGGCCTGCACATGGCCCGTACCCTCGGCGACCTCGGCCGCGCGCTGGACACGGAGATCTGCCCCCTCGGCGAGGAGGCCGATAGCCGGGCACTCCTCGCCGTCGACGTGGAGGGCCGCGTCTACACCCTCGACCACACCGGCGACTGGTACCTAGGCCCCACCCTCGACACAGCCCTCACCACCCTCCTCTCCGGCATCCCCCCCATCCGCCTCACCGCCGCCTGA
- a CDS encoding YwqJ-related putative deaminase, which translates to MNATHTSTSGDPRVGWSSAEGPQAPTLLHRRDGILPTVAAALSVRGATLTGTAARGDQPPALHPLVQDFLDTLTSAQRDRFTGRCAEAILISRHIAAVDAARSKRAARKPMTNGEARRALKQAKLTARRIREDGDPLHGSFAAPCRSCTALSEHFGVSIVDPSAPDA; encoded by the coding sequence ATGAACGCGACGCATACGAGCACGTCCGGGGATCCTCGGGTCGGCTGGAGCAGCGCCGAGGGTCCCCAGGCACCCACCCTCCTGCACCGCCGCGACGGAATACTTCCCACCGTCGCCGCCGCCCTCTCCGTACGCGGCGCGACCCTCACCGGCACGGCGGCGCGCGGCGACCAGCCGCCCGCCCTGCACCCCCTCGTCCAGGACTTCCTCGACACTCTCACCAGCGCGCAGCGCGACCGTTTCACCGGCCGCTGCGCCGAGGCGATCCTCATCTCGCGCCACATCGCCGCCGTCGACGCGGCCCGCAGCAAGCGCGCCGCGCGCAAGCCGATGACGAACGGCGAGGCCCGCAGAGCCCTCAAGCAGGCCAAACTCACCGCCCGCCGCATCCGCGAGGACGGCGACCCGCTGCACGGCAGCTTCGCCGCGCCCTGCCGCTCCTGCACGGCGCTCAGCGAACACTTCGGCGTGAGCATCGTCGACCCGTCAGCGCCGGACGCCTGA
- a CDS encoding SMI1/KNR4 family protein: protein MTTGRLGQQAAPPNAAYAGQVVHFPDPVRASRHPRGVRVDERGYPDFSLYARAAAEIAEPPEGFGVDELRLTDYVSANAALAATGHELWDTIPSVATPHGWTWHHVPGTRRLELVPVEVKALLRHHGGIATAAVDQNKRGTRPLQETRPAHFGLPKTSLAVTEHQVLGVEEDLGYRLPGAYRSFLKAAGGCAPVGAALDAELGLLVDQPFFTVRDEAAVNDLVYVNKCLRDHLTKDYLGVGFVQGGLLAVKVKGDALGSVWFCAYDDARDQDAWAPAERVQRLLLPCGDDFDQFLSRLAGNPPELETVANLMVDGGFARAVPVSSVPSASSAPSASSVGE from the coding sequence ATGACGACAGGTCGGCTCGGGCAGCAAGCCGCGCCGCCGAACGCGGCCTACGCAGGGCAGGTCGTGCATTTCCCGGACCCGGTCCGGGCCTCCCGTCACCCCAGAGGTGTACGGGTGGACGAGCGCGGCTACCCCGACTTCTCGCTCTACGCGCGTGCCGCCGCGGAGATCGCCGAGCCCCCGGAGGGTTTCGGCGTCGACGAGTTGCGGCTGACGGACTACGTCTCCGCGAACGCCGCGCTGGCCGCCACCGGTCACGAGCTGTGGGACACGATCCCGTCGGTGGCCACTCCGCACGGCTGGACCTGGCACCACGTGCCGGGCACCCGGCGGCTCGAGTTGGTTCCCGTCGAGGTCAAGGCGTTGCTGCGGCATCACGGCGGTATCGCGACGGCGGCCGTGGACCAGAACAAGCGGGGTACGCGGCCGTTGCAGGAGACGCGGCCCGCGCACTTCGGGCTGCCGAAGACGTCGCTCGCGGTGACCGAGCATCAGGTGCTGGGAGTCGAGGAAGATCTCGGCTACCGGCTGCCGGGCGCCTATCGGTCGTTCCTGAAGGCGGCGGGCGGGTGTGCGCCCGTCGGCGCCGCGCTCGATGCCGAGCTGGGTCTGCTGGTGGACCAGCCGTTCTTCACGGTGCGCGACGAGGCCGCCGTCAATGACCTGGTTTATGTCAACAAGTGTCTGCGCGACCATCTGACCAAGGACTACTTGGGTGTTGGTTTTGTGCAGGGTGGTCTGCTGGCCGTGAAGGTGAAGGGCGACGCGCTCGGTTCGGTCTGGTTCTGCGCGTACGACGATGCCCGCGACCAGGACGCATGGGCGCCGGCCGAGCGCGTACAGCGGCTGCTGCTGCCCTGCGGCGACGACTTCGACCAGTTCCTGTCCCGACTCGCCGGCAATCCGCCCGAGTTGGAGACGGTGGCGAACCTTATGGTGGACGGCGGTTTCGCGCGCGCCGTACCCGTCTCTTCAGTGCCGTCGGCGTCTTCGGCGCCGTCGGCGTCTTCCGTGGGGGAGTGA
- a CDS encoding SUKH-4 family immunity protein — protein MVTFAQAQERAEEWINGDVASYQHREVRVREFELGFVVWAEDRVDGPRSDGGAQRLVIARDSGEATLWPGLPVGEVIRRYEEDYGVQNASQEPAPAPPARVDLNQTSFLLTPPEWLQDAADKLGIPDRRAGASGGASGSDGAGGRPAVAAGDASLGGGSANGASVGGGSAPGAHGAPSAPGVPSAPGGGTPWPAAATADGPGSGPQDAVTPGAPSAATPWAGTDTNADAGDDRSVPLPATVFAPQLTDVGDADTPPPVATPDAKTALMAGGSQLPRTALAPAVDDPNSPPASGPAQGQGGVPGTPPPGVPQGSAVPGSTPPPGAPVQGGPQGTPPPGAPAYGFPQGPGGVPSTPPPGAPQPPGAPGTPPPAAPSRPLAPNAGDIADAATSKAQAPPRGARGGGASTPPPPSAPGVPGARPGSTPPPASGPGAPGTPAGGYVPTQLVSQLGPEGAEGLAGPAGAPQPPGGTPPGGVHHAATMLAGPAVGGLGAPQPPGAPGVPGAPGGPGQPAAPGVPQPPGGTPPGGVHHAATMLAGPAVGGPGAPQPPGAPGVPGAPGGPGQPAAPGAPQPPGGTPPGGVHHAATMLAGPAVGGPGAPQPPGAPGAPGAPGAPGAPQPPGGTPPGGVHHAATMLAGPAVGGPGVPPPPQAPGMPPGAPQPLPGQPLPGQPMPPGQQPPAYGYPQAGQPTVGPGYQAVLRFRAQDGSEQQLIRRSAPGTPHPEWQMLHELRAMNVPPQQVLELHTELESCELPGAYCARMIRETWPQARITSIAPYGTDHASRQQGMHQLLAHQGELHQVADGPARPAPVRAPIPPVQPAPPIPPEAVGQELAAAFGPGVFRFDQAAVSRQGVPNVVAHTLVVAGLPVDMGPFFWAQAQPGRPVPTLAELAQERGVQPASDAGSYLVMGSDFGKAICVQYGTANIVAVPVEAGPGGAPVPPQFVNTGLPEFARCLALLGRMWRLRFGLNQEQAGRWTVDFQAQLASLDPAALGSPESWWSVLLEQMWDGLL, from the coding sequence ATGGTGACCTTCGCGCAGGCGCAGGAGCGCGCGGAAGAGTGGATCAACGGGGATGTGGCCTCGTACCAGCATCGTGAGGTGCGGGTACGGGAGTTCGAACTCGGATTCGTGGTGTGGGCCGAGGACCGTGTCGACGGGCCGCGTTCCGACGGGGGCGCGCAGCGGCTCGTCATCGCGCGGGACAGCGGTGAGGCCACGCTGTGGCCCGGGCTGCCGGTGGGCGAGGTGATTCGCCGGTACGAGGAGGACTACGGGGTTCAGAACGCGTCCCAGGAACCGGCGCCGGCGCCTCCTGCCCGTGTCGACCTGAACCAGACGTCGTTCCTGTTGACTCCTCCGGAGTGGCTGCAGGACGCCGCGGACAAGCTGGGGATTCCGGATCGGCGGGCCGGTGCGTCCGGTGGGGCCAGTGGGTCCGATGGGGCGGGGGGTCGTCCTGCCGTTGCTGCCGGGGATGCGTCCTTGGGCGGTGGGTCCGCCAATGGGGCCTCCGTGGGCGGTGGTTCGGCTCCGGGTGCGCACGGGGCGCCTTCCGCTCCGGGTGTGCCTTCCGCGCCCGGTGGGGGCACGCCGTGGCCCGCGGCCGCGACCGCCGACGGGCCGGGCTCGGGTCCGCAGGACGCCGTGACGCCGGGTGCGCCCTCCGCGGCAACCCCATGGGCGGGGACCGACACGAACGCCGATGCCGGTGACGACCGTTCCGTACCGCTGCCGGCGACCGTGTTCGCGCCGCAGCTGACCGATGTCGGCGACGCCGACACCCCGCCGCCCGTCGCGACTCCGGACGCCAAGACCGCCCTGATGGCCGGGGGCAGCCAACTCCCGCGCACGGCGCTGGCACCCGCGGTCGACGACCCCAACTCGCCGCCGGCGTCCGGCCCCGCGCAGGGGCAGGGCGGAGTCCCGGGTACGCCGCCGCCTGGTGTGCCGCAGGGTTCGGCCGTTCCCGGTAGTACGCCGCCGCCCGGCGCGCCGGTTCAGGGTGGTCCGCAGGGCACGCCTCCTCCGGGCGCGCCCGCGTATGGGTTCCCGCAGGGTCCGGGCGGAGTCCCGAGTACGCCGCCGCCCGGCGCACCGCAGCCCCCGGGCGCCCCTGGCACGCCTCCGCCCGCCGCGCCCTCGCGCCCGCTGGCTCCCAACGCCGGTGACATCGCCGACGCCGCGACCAGCAAGGCGCAGGCGCCGCCGCGCGGGGCGCGTGGTGGTGGAGCGAGCACGCCGCCTCCGCCGAGCGCCCCCGGTGTACCGGGCGCGCGGCCGGGGAGCACGCCGCCTCCGGCATCCGGGCCCGGTGCTCCGGGCACCCCTGCGGGCGGGTACGTGCCGACGCAGCTCGTGTCGCAGCTCGGTCCTGAGGGGGCCGAGGGGCTTGCGGGCCCTGCGGGTGCGCCGCAGCCTCCGGGGGGTACGCCTCCGGGTGGTGTTCACCATGCGGCGACGATGCTGGCCGGGCCTGCGGTGGGTGGTCTTGGTGCGCCGCAGCCGCCGGGTGCTCCTGGTGTTCCCGGTGCGCCGGGTGGTCCGGGGCAGCCTGCCGCGCCTGGTGTGCCGCAGCCTCCGGGGGGTACGCCTCCGGGTGGTGTTCACCATGCGGCGACGATGCTGGCCGGGCCTGCGGTGGGTGGTCCTGGTGCGCCGCAGCCGCCGGGTGCTCCTGGTGTTCCCGGTGCGCCGGGTGGTCCGGGGCAGCCTGCCGCGCCTGGTGCGCCGCAGCCTCCGGGGGGTACGCCTCCGGGTGGTGTTCACCATGCCGCGACGATGCTGGCCGGGCCTGCGGTGGGTGGTCCTGGTGCGCCGCAGCCGCCGGGTGCCCCCGGCGCTCCCGGTGCGCCTGGTGCGCCTGGTGCGCCGCAGCCTCCGGGGGGTACGCCTCCGGGTGGTGTTCACCATGCGGCGACGATGCTGGCCGGGCCTGCGGTCGGTGGCCCCGGCGTGCCGCCGCCCCCGCAAGCCCCCGGTATGCCACCGGGCGCTCCCCAGCCGTTGCCCGGACAGCCCCTGCCGGGTCAGCCGATGCCGCCCGGTCAGCAGCCGCCGGCGTACGGCTATCCGCAGGCGGGGCAGCCGACCGTCGGCCCCGGCTATCAGGCCGTACTGCGGTTTCGCGCGCAGGACGGTTCCGAGCAGCAGCTGATCCGGCGTTCCGCGCCGGGTACGCCGCACCCGGAGTGGCAGATGCTGCACGAGTTGCGGGCGATGAACGTGCCGCCGCAGCAAGTGCTGGAGCTGCACACGGAGTTGGAGTCGTGTGAGCTGCCGGGTGCGTACTGCGCGCGGATGATCCGGGAGACGTGGCCGCAGGCGCGGATCACGAGCATCGCGCCGTACGGCACGGATCACGCGAGCCGTCAGCAGGGCATGCATCAGCTGCTCGCGCACCAAGGCGAGTTGCACCAGGTGGCGGACGGGCCGGCGCGCCCGGCGCCGGTGCGGGCGCCGATCCCGCCGGTGCAGCCCGCGCCGCCGATCCCGCCGGAGGCGGTCGGGCAGGAGCTGGCGGCGGCGTTCGGGCCGGGGGTGTTCCGGTTCGACCAGGCGGCGGTCTCCCGTCAGGGCGTGCCGAACGTCGTGGCGCACACGCTGGTGGTGGCCGGACTTCCGGTCGACATGGGCCCGTTCTTCTGGGCGCAGGCCCAGCCGGGCCGTCCGGTGCCGACGCTCGCCGAGCTGGCGCAGGAGCGCGGGGTGCAGCCGGCCTCGGACGCGGGCTCGTACCTCGTCATGGGCAGCGACTTCGGCAAGGCGATCTGTGTCCAGTACGGCACGGCGAACATCGTCGCGGTGCCTGTGGAGGCCGGTCCGGGGGGAGCCCCCGTACCGCCGCAGTTCGTGAACACCGGGCTGCCCGAGTTCGCGCGCTGCCTCGCGCTTCTCGGCCGTATGTGGCGGCTGCGCTTCGGGCTCAACCAGGAGCAGGCGGGCCGCTGGACTGTCGACTTCCAGGCCCAGCTCGCCTCCCTGGACCCGGCGGCGCTCGGCTCGCCGGAGAGCTGGTGGTCGGTGCTGCTGGAGCAGATGTGGGACGGCCTGTTGTAA
- a CDS encoding cellulose-binding protein, which produces MSSAPVSPHGFMAVRGRGYRPEQVDAYAAALSRDRDAAWERAARLTVLAKEMDAEAQRLRDVVAQLAPQTYETLGERARRIFELGEEEAAAVRDTARREAQRVVDEAEAAGRAAREAAQAYADEVRADAEERTRQRLLAARAEADEMRISARRDIKENRGEALAALREMRQRTEGLLAEQEKEFAERWAEAEREAAEREAALDAHHLERVARAEAALSDAKRAFTEAEEAARQQQEDAVARAGEVLAEARVREDRIARETERVLREHGERWDDVRAHMDHVRSSLTTLTGRAPAE; this is translated from the coding sequence ATGAGCAGCGCACCGGTATCGCCGCACGGCTTCATGGCCGTACGGGGGCGTGGTTACCGTCCCGAGCAGGTCGACGCGTACGCCGCGGCGCTCTCGCGGGACCGCGACGCCGCCTGGGAGCGGGCCGCCCGGCTGACCGTGCTGGCCAAGGAGATGGACGCGGAGGCACAGCGGCTGCGGGACGTCGTGGCACAGCTCGCCCCGCAGACGTACGAGACGCTTGGGGAACGGGCCCGGCGGATCTTCGAACTCGGCGAGGAGGAGGCCGCGGCCGTACGCGACACCGCGCGCCGTGAGGCCCAGCGCGTCGTCGACGAGGCCGAGGCGGCGGGGCGCGCGGCGCGCGAGGCGGCGCAGGCGTACGCCGACGAGGTGCGCGCCGACGCCGAGGAACGCACCCGGCAGCGGCTCCTCGCCGCCCGCGCCGAGGCCGACGAGATGCGCATCTCCGCCCGCCGCGACATCAAGGAGAACCGCGGTGAGGCGCTCGCCGCGCTGCGTGAGATGCGGCAGCGCACGGAAGGGCTGCTCGCCGAGCAGGAGAAGGAGTTCGCCGAGCGCTGGGCGGAGGCCGAGCGCGAGGCCGCCGAGCGGGAGGCCGCGCTCGACGCACACCACCTCGAACGCGTCGCGCGCGCGGAGGCCGCGCTGTCCGATGCCAAGCGGGCCTTCACCGAGGCCGAGGAGGCCGCTCGGCAGCAGCAGGAGGATGCCGTGGCGCGTGCCGGGGAGGTGCTCGCGGAGGCGCGGGTGCGGGAGGACCGGATCGCGCGGGAGACCGAGCGGGTGCTGCGTGAGCACGGGGAGCGGTGGGATGACGTACGGGCCCATATGGACCACGTACGGTCGAGTCTTACGACGCTGACGGGGCGGGCTCCTGCGGAGTAG
- a CDS encoding cation acetate symporter — MTGFSSSAQTMSLVAFTTVATVTLLLCVMTGPDRDDLDEFYTGYGTLSPMRNGLAIAGDYISAATVLGTGGVIALAGYDGVVLALSGALSLMLLMFLLAEPLRNAGRFTMGDALARRMPGRAVRITACAVTLIALMPMMLVQLAGTGDLLAFLLGFSSDALKTGCIIGLGALMISYAAIGGMKGTALIQILKIVMLLGSGAVIAVLILNRFDWNPGALLDAAAENSGVGGAFLQSGLQFADGPNPRLDMISSQLTVVLGVACLPHVTMRMYTAGSARQVRRSMSWAVWCVAVFVLVITVVGFGATALIGRAEIAGADPQGNTAYLLGSRAAFGPSVSTPETLLFTTVTTALFLTLLASVAGMILACANSLAHDVFAHGGLLRRRAGAELSPRREMLLARASALAVGATAILLATHVQHRSLQPLVTLSFCLGASAIAPALVYSLFWRRYTRTGLLATLIGGTLTVLLLMPGTNLVSGSPISAFPDADFNWFPFTTTGLVSIPLGFAYGWLGTVASGRKKAEEQRRQYEAVEGWILAGAVRKED, encoded by the coding sequence ATGACGGGGTTCAGCAGTTCAGCGCAGACCATGTCGCTGGTGGCGTTCACGACGGTGGCCACGGTCACGCTCCTGCTGTGCGTGATGACCGGCCCCGACCGTGACGACCTTGACGAGTTCTACACGGGGTACGGAACGCTGTCGCCGATGCGCAACGGCCTGGCCATCGCCGGGGACTACATCTCCGCGGCGACCGTGCTCGGCACGGGCGGGGTGATCGCGCTGGCCGGCTACGACGGCGTCGTACTGGCCCTGAGCGGCGCCCTCTCCCTCATGCTGCTGATGTTCCTGCTGGCCGAACCGCTGCGCAACGCGGGCCGGTTCACCATGGGAGACGCGCTCGCGCGAAGAATGCCGGGCCGCGCGGTCCGCATCACCGCGTGCGCGGTGACGCTGATAGCTCTGATGCCGATGATGCTGGTCCAACTGGCCGGTACGGGCGACCTCCTGGCCTTCCTCCTCGGCTTCTCCAGCGACGCCCTCAAGACCGGGTGCATCATCGGGCTCGGCGCGCTGATGATCAGTTACGCGGCGATCGGCGGCATGAAGGGCACCGCCCTCATCCAGATCCTGAAGATCGTGATGCTGCTCGGATCGGGCGCCGTGATCGCCGTACTCATCCTGAACCGCTTCGACTGGAACCCGGGCGCGCTGCTCGACGCGGCGGCGGAGAACAGCGGCGTGGGAGGGGCCTTCCTCCAGTCGGGCCTGCAGTTCGCGGACGGCCCCAACCCCCGCCTGGACATGATCAGTTCACAACTGACCGTCGTCCTCGGCGTGGCCTGCCTCCCCCACGTCACCATGCGCATGTACACGGCGGGCAGTGCCCGGCAGGTGCGCCGCTCGATGTCCTGGGCGGTGTGGTGCGTGGCGGTGTTCGTACTGGTCATCACCGTCGTCGGGTTCGGCGCGACGGCGCTGATCGGGCGCGCGGAGATCGCGGGCGCCGACCCGCAGGGCAACACGGCGTATCTGCTGGGCTCGCGCGCGGCGTTCGGCCCGTCCGTCTCCACGCCCGAGACCCTCCTGTTCACCACGGTCACCACGGCACTGTTCCTGACGCTCCTCGCCTCGGTCGCCGGGATGATCCTGGCCTGCGCCAACTCCCTGGCCCACGACGTGTTCGCGCACGGCGGGCTACTGCGCCGCCGCGCCGGCGCCGAACTGTCGCCGCGCCGCGAGATGCTCCTGGCCCGCGCCTCCGCCCTGGCGGTCGGCGCAACGGCCATCCTCCTGGCCACCCACGTCCAGCACCGCAGCCTGCAACCCCTGGTCACCCTCTCCTTCTGCCTGGGCGCCTCCGCGATAGCGCCCGCACTGGTCTACAGCCTCTTCTGGCGCCGCTACACCCGCACCGGCCTCCTGGCCACCCTCATCGGCGGCACCCTCACGGTCCTGTTGCTGATGCCGGGCACGAATCTCGTCTCCGGCTCCCCCATCTCCGCCTTCCCCGACGCCGACTTCAACTGGTTCCCCTTCACCACCACAGGCCTCGTCTCCATCCCACTGGGCTTCGCCTACGGCTGGCTGGGGACGGTGGCATCCGGGAGGAAGAAGGCGGAGGAGCAGAGGAGGCAGTACGAGGCGGTGGAGGGGTGGATTCTGGCGGGGGCGGTGAGGAAGGAGGACTGA
- a CDS encoding DUF485 domain-containing protein has translation MSYDPFAPYPAPPPDPSPPYPSPPYPAPPHDSSPPYLTYPWAPRPPEPEPERRRQPRRAPLGHHRDLRILRTAYRWQRRTATLTALGYFTLFLILSAFAPSLMTSTVSGGLSTGLLLGLLQVPVTCLAIWLYEYTARRRVDPIADRIRKHAELDARREATR, from the coding sequence ATGTCCTACGACCCGTTCGCGCCGTACCCCGCTCCACCGCCCGACCCCTCCCCGCCATATCCCTCCCCGCCGTACCCCGCTCCACCGCACGACTCCTCCCCGCCCTACCTCACCTACCCCTGGGCGCCCCGGCCGCCCGAGCCCGAGCCCGAGCGGCGCCGGCAGCCACGCCGTGCCCCGCTCGGGCACCACCGCGACCTGCGGATCCTGCGCACCGCCTACCGCTGGCAGCGGCGCACGGCCACGCTCACCGCACTCGGCTACTTCACCCTCTTCCTCATCCTGTCCGCGTTCGCGCCGTCGCTGATGACGAGCACGGTGTCCGGCGGGCTGTCGACCGGGCTGCTGCTCGGGCTGCTTCAAGTGCCGGTCACCTGCCTGGCGATCTGGCTGTACGAGTACACGGCGCGCCGGCGCGTCGACCCGATCGCGGACCGGATCCGCAAACACGCCGAACTGGACGCGAGGCGGGAGGCGACGCGATGA